Proteins encoded in a region of the Rutidosis leptorrhynchoides isolate AG116_Rl617_1_P2 chromosome 9, CSIRO_AGI_Rlap_v1, whole genome shotgun sequence genome:
- the LOC139867237 gene encoding uncharacterized protein gives MLMMRRFGRWFIDFLVLPADILVYLQMLFSIFMKLRCLLISTTKPSIVYESELYQYDLSSESLMQIGASKNVSIDKECSPSHVSFSTKSWIMKEENEDVGLWGA, from the exons ATGCTGATGATGAGGCGATTTGGAAGATGGTTTATTGATTTCTTGGTCTTACCCGCCGATATACTGGTGTATCTACAGATGTTGTTTTCGATTTTTATGAAGCTTAGAT GTTTGTTAATATCGACCACGAAACCATCAATCGTTTACGAATCGGAGTTGTATCAATACGATTTGTCTTCAG AATCACTCATGCAGATTGGAGCTTCTAAGAATGTCAGCATTGATAAAGAATGTTCACCATCTCATGTTTCTTTTTCTACCAAG TCATGGATTATGAAAGAGGAAAATGAGGATGTTGGTTTGTGGGGTGCTTGA